In Cloacibacillus sp., a genomic segment contains:
- a CDS encoding prepilin-type N-terminal cleavage/methylation domain-containing protein: protein MTLMNGDFKRKPAFTLVEVLIVLVLVGILAGLVMLSSGATIDTSQRAVCAANRRTIKSAYSVESAGSGKNFNENLKNAMEQFAQAAHNNMDVASDEAIYTGICPANGIYLININDDGKLNVFCSIEGHGGDEKEILDIKTLYEKVLEKYRQLAGNNKHPSGSELMEKLRHDFPEIFNLPFSYGGKELYLKSDVKWDGNALLYASEKTYDNGNYKFVAEYVYDNRNDKWYKCSPSLATSSIGNFKTIYNAIDTGKPVIGNKGEEITVSFTEVPDFKPF from the coding sequence ATGACGCTGATGAATGGTGATTTCAAAAGAAAGCCGGCCTTTACGCTTGTAGAGGTGTTGATTGTGTTGGTGCTGGTCGGGATACTGGCTGGGCTTGTGATGCTCAGTTCTGGAGCAACTATTGATACGAGCCAGCGCGCCGTCTGCGCCGCAAACCGCCGCACGATAAAGAGCGCCTACTCCGTAGAAAGCGCGGGAAGCGGCAAAAATTTCAACGAGAATCTTAAAAACGCGATGGAGCAGTTTGCACAGGCGGCGCACAATAATATGGACGTCGCCTCCGACGAAGCGATATACACTGGCATCTGCCCCGCTAACGGCATCTACCTTATAAACATCAACGACGACGGCAAGCTGAACGTTTTTTGCAGTATTGAGGGACATGGCGGAGATGAAAAAGAAATACTGGACATTAAGACTCTGTACGAGAAAGTTTTAGAAAAATACAGACAGCTTGCTGGCAACAACAAGCATCCAAGCGGCTCAGAGCTAATGGAAAAACTGCGGCACGATTTTCCAGAAATTTTTAATCTTCCCTTCTCTTACGGCGGGAAGGAGTTGTATCTGAAATCGGATGTGAAATGGGACGGCAACGCTTTACTGTATGCCAGTGAAAAAACATACGATAATGGAAACTACAAATTCGTAGCCGAGTATGTATATGACAATCGCAATGATAAGTGGTACAAGTGCTCACCGAGCTTGGCGACAAGCTCAATCGGCAACTTTAAGACCATCTACAACGCGATTGACACGGGCAAGCCCGTGATCGGAAACAAAGGGGAAGAGATAACAGTTTCGTTCACCGAAGTTCCTGACTTCAAACCTTTCTAG
- a CDS encoding metallophosphoesterase, which yields MPFALLLAAGALSAYEFLSLLAPLAIPRGVKLAGLALLLLVSLRGLILQKLGGGMFFSPELPQSVLVFSSWLYSTFFLLFFVLAAKDLIWLSWKLAPFARVFPRVAASAVALVLAVTLSLYGTWNAMRVPEVKRLEVTLDRLPKALDGMTVALLADLHVSAMNKAPLIEAIVEKTNALSPDVVLLNGDMIDGAASNRERDVYPLRRLVAVHGVYAAAGNHEYYSGYGEWAKKFKELGITMLDNSHRVITANGAQIIIAGVTDEAAEKFGAQGPDVTLALKEAPRRAPVILMAHRPSAAAKNAAAGVDMQLSGHTHGGMVLGFDRFIAHFNGGFVRGLHQVGGMKLYVSPGTLLWNGFALRLGVPSEITLFVLRSKN from the coding sequence ATGCCGTTTGCCCTTTTGCTTGCAGCGGGGGCGCTGTCGGCTTACGAATTTTTGAGCCTTCTTGCGCCGCTTGCCATTCCCCGCGGCGTTAAACTGGCGGGGCTTGCGCTCTTGCTTCTTGTTTCGTTACGCGGCCTCATATTGCAGAAACTAGGCGGGGGCATGTTTTTCTCGCCCGAGCTGCCGCAGTCGGTGCTTGTGTTTTCCTCGTGGCTCTATAGTACCTTTTTCCTGCTTTTTTTCGTGCTTGCGGCAAAGGATCTGATTTGGCTTTCGTGGAAGCTGGCGCCTTTTGCGCGCGTCTTTCCGCGAGTGGCCGCGTCGGCTGTTGCGCTTGTTCTTGCCGTGACGCTTTCGCTTTACGGGACATGGAACGCGATGCGCGTGCCAGAGGTAAAGAGGCTCGAGGTGACGCTTGACCGCCTGCCGAAAGCGCTTGACGGAATGACGGTGGCGTTGCTTGCCGACCTTCACGTGAGCGCGATGAACAAGGCTCCGCTCATAGAGGCGATAGTTGAAAAGACAAACGCGCTCTCGCCGGATGTCGTCCTGCTCAACGGTGACATGATAGACGGAGCTGCGTCAAACAGAGAACGCGACGTCTACCCGTTACGGCGTCTGGTGGCGGTACACGGCGTCTACGCCGCGGCGGGAAACCATGAATATTACTCGGGCTACGGCGAGTGGGCGAAAAAATTTAAAGAACTTGGCATAACCATGCTCGACAACAGCCACCGCGTCATCACGGCAAACGGCGCGCAAATAATAATAGCGGGCGTAACAGACGAAGCTGCGGAAAAGTTCGGCGCGCAAGGCCCGGACGTAACGCTTGCGCTAAAGGAAGCGCCGCGCCGTGCGCCCGTCATTCTCATGGCCCACCGCCCGAGCGCCGCCGCCAAAAACGCGGCCGCAGGCGTGGACATGCAGCTCTCCGGCCACACTCACGGCGGCATGGTGCTCGGCTTTGATCGCTTTATCGCGCACTTCAACGGAGGTTTCGTCAGAGGATTGCATCAGGTAGGAGGCATGAAGCTCTACGTCAGCCCCGGGACGCTTTTATGGAACGGCTTCGCGCTGCGGCTGGGAGTGCCGTCCGAGATAACGCTTTTTGTGCTGCGGTCGAAAAATTAA
- a CDS encoding potassium/proton antiporter gives MVTADNMILFVSAILLFCIIFSRFLTKIGIPVLVFFIFAGMFLGSDGVGGVYFDGAKLAANIGNIAICYILFAGGMATRWGSIKDVLVPGTLLATAGVVITAVLVGVAAHFLVGFTLLEGLLLGSVVSCTDAASVFSILRSNGLNLKGNLAPLLELESSANDPAAYMMTIATLALLLSPEKGFFSLAKMLLLQGAVGLAAGYVLGRAGAEIMSRVRLGSDGLYPVVAVVIAAFIYSAVQIMHGNGFLGIYTAGIVMGNSAMYQKKATVRFFDGFSWLMQITVFLTLGLLVFPSQLPPVMIPGLMISAVLMFVVRPLAVFPLLYFFDYSFKGKLLVSWVGFRGASSIVFAVYALTEGVPAGSAIFNLVFFISLTSVIIQGSMLRPIARMLGQLDDEDKSLVARTFTDYADEISGALYELRVLPGCAAVGQMVKDLKFPSGTRILIIQRECCGSVTPSGNTTLAPNDVLMVTADAPELLLPVKARLGLG, from the coding sequence ATGGTTACGGCGGACAATATGATCCTCTTCGTATCGGCTATCCTTCTTTTTTGCATCATTTTCAGCCGATTTCTTACAAAGATCGGGATACCGGTCCTTGTTTTCTTTATATTTGCGGGCATGTTCCTGGGGTCGGACGGCGTTGGCGGAGTTTATTTCGACGGCGCGAAGCTCGCGGCGAATATCGGAAACATCGCCATCTGCTACATTTTGTTTGCGGGCGGCATGGCGACAAGGTGGGGTTCCATAAAGGATGTGCTTGTGCCGGGCACGCTGCTTGCCACCGCGGGCGTCGTCATAACCGCGGTGCTGGTAGGTGTGGCGGCACATTTTCTAGTGGGCTTTACGCTCCTTGAGGGGCTTTTGCTCGGCTCCGTGGTCTCTTGTACGGATGCAGCTTCCGTCTTTTCTATTTTGCGCTCAAACGGGCTCAATTTAAAGGGGAACTTGGCTCCGCTGCTTGAACTTGAAAGCAGCGCGAACGACCCCGCGGCCTATATGATGACGATAGCGACGCTTGCGCTTCTGTTGTCTCCAGAAAAAGGCTTTTTCTCCCTTGCGAAGATGCTTTTGCTGCAAGGGGCGGTCGGGCTTGCCGCGGGGTATGTTTTGGGGCGAGCGGGCGCGGAAATAATGAGCCGGGTGCGCCTTGGCAGCGACGGGCTTTATCCCGTGGTCGCGGTCGTCATCGCCGCCTTCATTTATTCTGCGGTGCAGATAATGCACGGCAACGGGTTTCTTGGGATATACACGGCTGGCATCGTCATGGGCAACAGCGCCATGTATCAAAAAAAGGCGACGGTACGTTTCTTTGACGGGTTTTCGTGGCTCATGCAGATAACGGTCTTTTTGACGCTGGGGCTCTTAGTCTTCCCCTCTCAACTGCCTCCGGTGATGATACCCGGCCTTATGATATCGGCCGTGCTGATGTTTGTCGTGCGCCCGCTTGCCGTCTTTCCGCTGCTTTACTTCTTCGACTACTCGTTTAAAGGAAAGCTGCTCGTTTCGTGGGTCGGCTTTCGCGGCGCCTCTTCGATAGTCTTTGCCGTTTATGCGTTGACGGAGGGGGTGCCCGCTGGCTCTGCCATCTTCAATTTAGTCTTCTTCATCTCGCTCACCTCCGTCATTATTCAGGGTTCCATGCTGCGGCCCATTGCAAGGATGCTGGGGCAGCTTGACGACGAAGACAAAAGCCTGGTGGCGCGCACCTTCACCGACTACGCGGACGAAATAAGCGGCGCTCTGTACGAACTGCGCGTTCTGCCTGGCTGCGCGGCGGTCGGACAGATGGTTAAAGACCTTAAATTCCCGTCTGGCACAAGGATATTGATAATCCAAAGAGAGTGCTGCGGAAGCGTCACGCCGAGCGGCAACACGACGCTTGCGCCAAACGACGTTCTGATGGTGACGGCGGACGCCCCGGAGCTTTTGCTGCCGGTAAAGGCGCGGCTGGGGCTGGGATGA